The genomic window ATTCTTTGTGTTACCTACCATATGGTCTTGCTTGTGTTAAAATAAATAGGTTCTTTGTGGCCATACTAGGTAAAATGAGGTGGTGATAGGTGTGGATTCTGTAATGCAATTTTTCAGAAGTTTAGAATGTAGGCTTCACATTTATATACTAAATGTCTATTTTATATTCACATATACTTTAGCTAGTATATAGGCCTTGTCTATTGGGGGTGGGAGAGACACTGCTTTCGACTTTATGTATATACTTTCACAACAACATATTTAAACATACGTGCTTGTTTAGTCTGTTGTTTGCTCTGTATGTATTTACCCATTCTTACTAGTTATATGCAGGAAAAATATGAAGAGGCTATGGCTTTACTTGCACAAATGGAGAATAGGGCAGTTATGGCGGAAACAATGTTGGAGGCCACATTACAGTACCAGGCTAGCCAACTCAAATTACAGCAgcattcatcttcttctccgcGGTAATcaaagataaatataaatatatatatatatatatagagagagagagagagagtaggtcttgtgtgctattaggagcacggaggtctttgtgctcctaagtcgttttcgatgatggagcttccgaatcgatgatcggctccattagacttgatctagtatgTTTGaggtacctagaaaataaattttacggtttttcgatatcatttagtTAGTGATTGAAAGGACTCAAAATTAACgataaaatttcacaaaaagttatgatataatactaaaattttcgattagagatattaatcttattgtagatagtataaaacattttctatgaaaattttatctgatttgaatacttctgcaccgttaaacttgcaaatagcacacatcaactattaaaaattgttgattttgaattcttccaatcactaggtaaatgatattgaaaaatcacaaaatttattttctaggtacttcaaatatgctagatcaagtctaaagaagccgatcgtcaattcgaaagcgctattatcgaaaatggcttaggagtATGGAGGCTTCCATGTtcttaatagcacacaagacctactctacgTATAGCCCatatgagttcggctactatactcttatgagtataactccttttgtactcataagttttcggccattagatccactccattgatcatttccacccgttagatcatactattcaaccaaccacacacTCAAGTTTCAGgtaccactatcatcctaatcgcacatccttttatccaacggctaaaaacttgtgagtacaaaaaggcctatacttataagagtatagtagccctgaCATATAAATGTATGGTGCTATAGAGTTTTCTGTCATTTgattaaccctttgactattttcatccgttagattatactatttaactaacAACTTACTCAATTCTAAAGGAcccatatcattctaaccataCATCCCTTTATCTAAGGGccgaaacctaatagcaccaatagcttggtgctattgatagtattccagcctatatatatatatatatatatatatatatatatatataatatatataatattagagatTGAGGCTAGAATACTCGTCATAGTAAACGGGGCGTTTGACTATGAGTTTGTTTTCCGATTGATTAGTGAAGCTTCCAAAATGACGATCGGCCTCAGttaaaatatgatctaaaccatttaaactacctataatatcaaattcacgacttttgatattgttcttttatcatctagtgaacaaaaaatgaatcggcgaaaataatattttttctaaaaaaatgatgataggagtcttgctAATAAAGAGTAAGCGAGTATAGAtttgtttaaatagtttaaaaaaatttgtctacaaaaattcaatttgagTTTGGATAGTCTTTACACACAGTTAAACTGAGGAAAACGTCtctatccaccattaaaatttacaaatttttgaaaccttgatcattaggcaatagatgtcaaaaaattgaatttattatctaaacacttcaagtggtatagtcATGTCCAACGGAGCCGATCACAgctcaatttggaagctctatcatcgaaaacaactcgatagtaaaacgcccgTTTACTATCAGAGAGTTATTCTAGCTCAACGtcttctatattatatatatataattgagctcctatgctttttaaaagctaccaagttattggtgtttgTAGATTTTGCATGcacattggattaagagattcTACggtaggatgatgtgggcccacTAGGGTTTGAGCGGGCTGCCGTTCGGTTCAATATATAACTCTAATTTTTGAATACCGAGTGAGTAGATAACCGgctaaaaaacttacaagccaCCAAGTGCTTGTGgccttttacaagcaccataggtggactcaatataatatatatatatataatatatatatatatagagtccgactcTATATTAtcatagtaccaagcccttcgtactattgagttttctaccgttgaTCTACCCATTTGATCATTATCCCACCTCGtctagattatactattaaaccaaacCACCCACTTCAACCCTAGCCTTGTTTGGTGGGCGTTCAAcagggtggaataaccccttaccCCCATTTTAGCTCCGCAAAACACCTCCAAAAAATAGGTTGGGCGTTTagtaaccccacctaaccccacctcaCAATGTAAATTATCCTgcgttagctaaccccacctaaccccaccaaactccaaccaaacacttttttccATTACTAATAACCTACTATCTTTCTTTATCACACCCTACTCAACCAACCATTATGCTTCTTTATCAATCGATTATCTtctcttatcccacctactccaaacCAAACACTATGTTTTTATGTATTCTAGACGTAACTCCAACCCCAACGAACACAAAAGAAACTTTAACCCCTACTTTTAACCCTGACTTAACTTCTATCCCCTTGGAATGCCTACTTTGTTTTAAcccaaccaaacggaggctaggTGCACATATCAATTTAACGGGGACCACTCATCATCCTAATCTCAATCTTTTTCATCCAACGCGTCGAAAACTCAAATAGTACAAGCGGCTTGGGTAACTATTGATAGATAgtgcataattctatatatatatatatatatatatatatatagagtccggctactatacttttatgagtatagagcctaatttacttataaatttttggccgagatctaccctttaatcattttcacccgttgattatactattcaaccaaccacccactcaaccctaggggggcccactatcaacctaaccgtaaccacttttatcctaactgcacattttttcatctgaatgGTCGAAAACTGCCTAttttactcataaatttttggccgagatctaccctttaatcattttcacctgttgattatactattcaaccaaccactcactcaaccctaggggggcccactatcaacctaaccgtaaccactttcatcctagccgcacatttttttcatctgaacggtcgaaaacttatgagtacaaagggctctatactcatatgagtatagtagccccagcctatatatatagagagagagttgagctagaatacttttagaagtattacacccttggtgcttttagatttcaagcccttggatctactctttgattactaatagcccttggattaaagactattccatctaccatcacctaccaccatcatcccaaccttacatttctccatccaagagttaaaaactcaaaaataccAACCTCttagtgcttttgagagtattctagctcaactctctctctctctctctctctctctctctttgctgATGGTTAGAACTCCTACCTCGCCTAGTCCATCTACACAAACAAATCAAGAGTCATATCAGGATATCACACCCAGAAAAATAAGTTTGCTCTCCAAACCATTTGGATTTGGCTGGCGCGAGAACAAGAAGGTTGGTGCTGTATACCAATTTTCCCTTCATATTTTGCGTCATCTCCATCCTGATTCATTATGGATAATGAGATTCATCGGCACTCTATTCTGcttatgcttctattattctaATTGCACTAACTGTATTATTGATTCTCTCTTTTAAATTCGAATTGTATCTCACTTGATTCAGGACAAACCTAGCAGTCCTTCCGACTCTACAAATGGCAAGGAACTTAGTAATGGAAACAATGAGAGGCAGATCAGCTTAATGCCCGATAAAGATATGAATGGGCACCAAGAGATGTTGCAATAGTGTATATATGGTAATTGTTCAAGTACATCATTTTTCCAGATCTGTCATTCTTCGTCCAATCTGATATATTTTGTCAGTGGTTATACAGGGTTGAACAACGGCGGCTCCAGTTGTAAGAGGTCAACCGTGCGccttatttattcatttttcctttttttttttggtttaaatttggttcctttcctttcttttatttCATGGTTAATTGGTTTTCTACGCTCAAGCAGTTTCTGTGTAATGCCTTTAGAGAAACAATTTTATTGTTTGATCTAAGTAAATATAATTAACAGATAAAGGCCAAAACGATGGACTTTATTGCATAGCTTTGATTGAAGTAGAATATTTCCACAATTTCATATCTGAGGTTGTTTTTGATTCAAACATATAGAGAGGCAGAGAAACGGGAATTGTtcgtcataattttttaacgtACGGCCAAAGCACCATATAATTTGTGCAGTGgcgtatatttaaaaaaaataaaagtactaGTTGTCCACCTATATTTGTACAAATCATATACCTTATTCTAGGGttaataaattcaaataaattttagagaaaaacgTAAGAAGTtaataagggctttttttgtaaatagcccccttacaaattttttttttaaaattggccctgtcaaaaatttatttgcaaaaatggccctggtctcgccacgcaagcgccacgtcagcgccacacgGGCGGGAccgggccagatggttaagttgaacacggtgaaccattcaccgtgttcaatacaaaatttttgtattggacaccgtgtccaatacaaaatagttaagatcgaaatatttgtattggacacggtgaatcattcaccgtgtccaatacaaataattagacacggtgaatagttcaccgtgtctaatacaaatacctccaacttagttattgttggggtatttgtattggacacggtgaaccattcaccgtgtccaatacaaaaattttgtattgaacacggtgaatgattcaccgtgttcaactaaAACACCTGagcccgccctgcccgcgtggcgctgacgtggcgctggcgtggcaggagtagggccatttttgcaaataatttttagacggagctatttttgcaaataaaatttatcaggggactatttgcaaaaaaagcccagttaataagattaaagaaaaaaggtgaatctttaaaaaattaagtttaagaTATACATCTAACCTTGGGTACACATGTAGTATAGCTCGTAATATTGTTCTTTACAAAACTTTAAACCGATGTCCAATTTGCATACAACATTGGCTTTAAAGAACAAAAAACGACATAACGAGCtcttatcaattttcatataaCCCATCTAAGTgcttaaattacaaatttcacATCTAATAGAAGCACAAATCAGCTTGGAGGTGCAGATATACGATAACAACATACCACTATGTCTCCAAACATACTAATGAAGGAGAGCACCAAGATCAACCAACAACACAACATAATGTCGCTCAAATATTGAtcaatatattttctaatatgCTACACATAAAATGAGGATAAAACAGCAAGAAGTAAACCATCACCAGCTTGCCTACACAAGCCACCACCTCATactttaaaaagaaagagttcGAGCATTCCACAATCCATCCATGAAGTACATTTTTGGTAAAGAGTGATGTCATTCTAGGTGCTCCAAATTTGGTGAGCCTAGGGTTTTCCTTTGGTATATTATCACAAACTCATAatggttttagggtttttccTAGGAAGGCAGAGGCAGGTTACCACCAGCATGGATACGATAACACAGCATGGATGAAGTTTCAACTCTTCATTTTACCAAGACGGAAAAGATTAGAACAGGGGAGAGAGAAAACCAAGATCGCGGTATGCACGGTGGAGCATGCAGGTTTACCTCCGAGATGAGGTTAAGTTCCGTCCTTTTCTGTCCAAGTGAATGTTTTCTAAAGCATTCGAGGCTCGAATCACATCTTCAGTAATCTCATCAGCATCATATCTCCTGTTGTACTCATTGATCCGGATATTAGGAATGGAAGGGCCAAATCTTCGATCTAAATGCGAAAAAGTTATTTATAGAAGAGCCACATATAAACAGGAAACTACCATCAtaaagatataattataaatcgCTCACCAGATGGCTGTGAAACTGGGACCGTCCTAGTAAATCCAATAAGAGTAAAAGAAtatcagggaaaaaaaaaaaaaattatcataacaTTTGCTATGATCATCACCgctagaatttgaaatttaccttcCTAAAGGAGGCAACCCCCCAACACCAGATGAAGATGATGGCCGCCTAGCATTCCTAGATTCCATATTCGATACTGACTCAGACTCCGGATTAGGTATTCTCCTTCCAGCTAACATTGTTTGAGATAGATTCtgcttaaaaaaaattgtgaactaAGATAACAACTACAAACTAAAAGAGGAATGACCAAGTTATGTACATTTTATTTGTAACTCTGGATGAAGCAAATCTGGACGAAAAGAGAAAGATACAGAGAAGACGAAGCACTTCATTAGGCATAGAGCACTCAAAGTAGTTCCATAGAGCTTAAGAAAAGACATTTTAAGAATTAAAAGAAGACAGACATTTCAAAAAAGAGCAAGCGCAGGGCAAGTATGAGCAGAAATAACAAGATCACAGAATAAAGACATAGTAATAAAATCATCTATCTACAGTACAATTGAATACTATTAGATGATAGGTAAAAATTCATTATGTGACTATTATGTTTAATATTACCGCATCAAATAGAAATCCAGTATATGCCAACGAAATACATAATGAACTAGAAATGCACCGCTAATGAGAAATATGCTCAGCAACTTCTCGTGATGAGCTACATATACCAAAGAAATAGACAATTTACCAACTTCCAAGTTTCTATCACAACCCTCATAATAAATGAACTAAAACAGTAAGGAGTGCAGTGCTGAacctcatattttaaatatcctTCAAGAACATCAAGAAGCATCGGACCACTTTCTTCATTCCTGCTCATGTCATTTCCATTTTTGCTACTAAAATCCCTTAGCTCATCTTTCCAGAAATCCTTCGGCTGAATCACAAATATGGggaaagaaataaaaggaaGTCATGATCTTAGTCCGGACAAAGTCGTACTTTATAAGACTGAAGAATCACAAAATGCAAGATTACAGGATTACCAAGTTACACTCAGGAAGATAAACTTTGAGCGTATGTCCTAGCTGGGCCCACTCCAAATACTCACAAATTAGTGCTGTCAACAGCCTTCCTATAAGCCAAAAAAAGATTCAGCAACTTAGCATGGGAGAAAACAAAGGCCAAATAAATTATGTAGAGATCGTTTTAATGGGACTAATAAGCCCACAAACATCGGCATCACCATATCCTTATGAGGTAATATCCCAAAATGGGAGAAAATTctaccaagaaaaaaaaaaagttccagTTCAACCTAATGTGTCCAAAACAATGTTTTCATCTAATACATAGTGACAGTAAGGAAAATCCCAGGGATTAAACATTACATTTTGCAATCAAGGCAACATATGCTACAAGCACCAACTACACAAAGCTCGGCTCAGCTTACTGTTAAACAACAGCTAACCTTCAGTAGATACGACATTTGTGAATTACAAGCGACGGAGGCATATTAATTCAGCTGAAGCATAAATACTTTTCTTTCTGTACTAAGAACAGCTAGTTGTTGCTAAATGTCTGAAAATAAGATCTAATTGATGCATTATATTAGACAAAAAATGACAAATTATTCATCATTCATCAAGCTggtgaagaagaaaagagagaccTGAAGGAGAAGCATGCAGCTGCTTTGCACGATCATTGCAGCTACCAAGCAATGCAGGAGGAACAttatcttcattttcttgaacctgatcttcttcttctatggCCTCAAACACACTCGCTCTAAGTTCAGCCTACCGACATAGATAAGCACAAAAAAGATTGAACTATCCAAACAATTCATTTCTTTATGTTTATACAATAATTAGTCTAGGTGGCTAGTTGAAACTTGAAGGATCATCATCTAAAATACCTGCGCTACTCGGTATCCTGATTGCTGGTAAAATGTAAAACTAAACTAGGTAAAACTTAATACTAAACTAGATTTTGTACGGATCATACTGTTTTCAGCAGCAAAATCCTACACAGCTTTTTTCGTTCCAATTCTAAAATCAAAACAAGTTCAAAAGACTCATCAAACAAGCTTCACTAGATCCCCAGCGTTACACGCTCCAGATGCAAAATTTCACCATAACGCTCTCCCCGATGCACCGATTTTGCTCGATCGCAAAATATAGTCGTCCAAAACCCTACAAATCGTTAACTACGAAAGCATCGACAGCTCAAACCATCAGAGACGGGGATAAACGTCGATTTATGACAAGATCGAAAATGACTAGTCGATCAGAGAACAGATCGGAGAAGATCCAAAGCCCCAATTCACTAAAAGGAGAAGTAAAAATAAGGGGGTAGAGATTCTTACCCTAATCTTCGCGAGAACGCCCTTCTTCTCGAGGGTTCGAGtgattagggttttgagatCCATCATCTCCCTCGCGTAGTCGTCCATGTCGCCCCCCCAAAGCTTCGGAGGAGAAGATCGAAATGGAAACTgagcctcttctctctctactatcTCTCTCCTTTTCACCGCGCtcgaatggaaaaaaaaaaaaaaaaaaaaaagaagaaaaaaagaaaaaaaaaaagagagtttaaaTTGTCCGCGTCCTCGACCTTTTAAATTTATTGCAGTTTGGTCCTCAAAAgctttagggaaaacttcaaaaaccccccttgtggtttcaatttttttcactttagtaccctgtggtttaaaatgtatcaagttagtaccatgtggtttctcactttatcactttagtaccctgtggtttaaagtgtatcaagttagtacccagtggttttgtactttatcactttagtaccctgtagttttaatttgtatcaagttagtaccctgtggttttttaaatcacaggatactaaagtgataaagtatgaaaccacagggtactaaagtgataaagtgcaaaaccacagggtactaaagtgataaagtgcaaaaccacagggtactaacttgatacactttaaaccacagggtactaaaatgataaagtgagaaaccacagggtactaacttgataaactttaaaccacagggtactaaaatgaaaaagtgtgaaaccacatgaaaggtttttgaagttttcccaaagcTTTAGTTAGACCCAAAATTTTGACAGTTTTTTAAGTTTActtattattctatttatttttagagaaaaaaactatttgcctatatttaatttaattacacaTTCCAACACCACACGTCCACTAGATGAGATAGATTAGAGCGTTTGATgcacaaatatatttaaaaacaatAAGATATGTTATAACTTTATGGACTAAGATGAAATATACTAAAAGGTCAAGGATTACTAGTGTAATGTACCTAGACGCTCCTTCGTCTTACTATCGTGCTTGGCGTACGTCCGAGACCTGTTACTTGCCACGTGTGAGTTGTCACGTGAGATTTGAggtgtccctttttttttctttttttttttgggggtttcTTTTTGAGGAAAATTGTTGGAAATTGAAATGGTCTCAGGATACTTGGGGCTCCATTCAATGCGAATTTAAAggtattattattgttattcacAAATCTATTTAtgtaaaatttatcatttcAACAAATTTAACACTAGTAGTATCCAAAAATTTCCCTCATGTATATCAGTTTGTATTAAGTTTCAGTTGTTTCACATCTGAATCTGATCAATCTGCATCTGAATCGATAGTACGAAATCAAAGGACCGATGAT from Ananas comosus cultivar F153 linkage group 23, ASM154086v1, whole genome shotgun sequence includes these protein-coding regions:
- the LOC109728353 gene encoding protein TONNEAU 1a-like produces the protein MDDYAREMMDLKTLITRTLEKKGVLAKIRAELRASVFEAIEEEDQVQENEDNVPPALLGSCNDRAKQLHASPSGRLLTALICEYLEWAQLGHTLKVYLPECNLPKDFWKDELRDFSSKNGNDMSRNEESGPMLLDVLEGYLKYENLSQTMLAGRRIPNPESESVSNMESRNARRPSSSSGVGGLPPLGRTVPVSQPSDRRFGPSIPNIRINEYNRRYDADEITEDVIRASNALENIHLDRKGRNLTSSRRVETSSMLCYRIHAGGNLPLPS